A segment of the Chloroflexota bacterium genome:
GGCTTTGGGTTTGCACGTGCGCGATTGCACCTCCGGCTTCCGCTGCTACCGGAGCGAGGCCTTGCAGGCGATCCCGCTGGAGACCATCAAGGCCGACGGGTACTCCTACCTGATTGAGATGCTCTTCCAATGCCAACTCATGGGCCTCAAGATCGGGGAGATCCCCATCATCTTCGCGGATCGTCGCCGCGGCGCCTCCAAGATCTCCCGGCAGGAGATCATCAAGGCCGGATTCACGGTGCTACGCCTGGCATGGCGAAGGCTCCGGCCCCTGATGCCCACGCCGTCAATAGCCCATTTGGGCCAAAAACAAGGAGGCTGAGCATACCGATTTCGTGGCTTACCTGTGAGGAATTTGTGGTATACTTGATATGGAACCTATAAGCGCCGGCATCATTCTCTTCCCTGTTCAGGCCTAAAGGAGAGGTGAATGCTGTCATCCCAGAATGGTGCCTCTCAGCGCAGTTTCGCGTTGATCGCCGAGGTTCGGGATCACCTGGCGAGGCTACAAAGCGAGAGCCCAGCAGACGCAAAGGATTTTCGACATCGTCTTATGGAATTACTATACGAGCAAGATGTGACATCGGCCGCTCAGGGTCGATATAGCCAGGAGTTACGGAAGACGCGGCTCCACGCATTGCGATGCCGGGAGGAGGAGCGGGCTCACCTCGCAGAGCGGCTGCGCGCCGGGCCAGGACAGTTGCTGGCGAACGCGGTAGCGGAGCTGGCGGCCTGTTTGCCCCTTCTGGAGACGGACCCGGAATTCGTCCGTCGAGGTCTGCAATCGCTGGCGGAGGAGCTGCGCGACGGACTCGATGAGCTGAGATGGATCCTGTCCGAGCTGGAGCCTCCTCAGCTGATGAGGGAACTGGGGCTGATGGATAGCCTCCAGTTATACGCGGAGCGCCTCGGCCGGCAGAACGGCATCGCCGTGGAAACCCGATTTCCTGAACAGATGCCCCGCTTCCCCCCTACTATGGAGGTGGGCATCTATCGGATCGTCCAGGAGGCGCTGCGCAACGCCGTGAGGCATGGGCAGGCGAGCTCGCTTCTCGTGGCAATTGAGCGACAGGACGACACCTGGCGCTTCATCGTGCAGGATGATGGAGAGGGATTCGACCCGGAGCAGCTATCCTATGCTCGTGGGCTGGTGAACATGTATGAGTGGGCCAGAGCCTTTGGAAGCGCTCTGGAGGTTCAAAGCAAGCCGGGGGAGGGCACCAGGGTGATCCTGAGCATTGACCCATCTGCGCTTCAGACCGACCGGGTAGTCTGATCTAGAGGCGGATCCAAGGAGGGGAAAGTGGCGGAGGCAGGTGATAAGATCGCGGTCATGATCGTGGAAGATCATCCCCTGTTCGGGCAGGGGTTGCGTCGCGTGTTGGAAGGAGAGGACGACCTGGAAGTCGTCGCCGAAGTGAGCAACGGCGAGCTCGCGGTGGAGCGCGCGGCCGAGCTGGAGCCAGACGTGATCCTCATGGACGTGAACCTGCCCGGGATGAACGGGTTACAGGCGACCCGCCAGATCCGGGCCAGCACGGATCGGACGGCTATTATCATCTTAACGGCATATCATGACGAGGAGCAGCTTTTCCACGCGCTGCGCGCCGGCGCGGCCGCCTACTATCCCAAGGACGTGCTGCCGAGCGAGCTGATCATGGCCATCCGCGAGGTGGCCAACGGGAACTACGTGATCGGGGACCACGTGATGTCCGCGCCCCAGGTGGCCAACTGGCTGCTGAAGGAGTTCGAAGAGCTGGCCCAATACGGGAACGATCCCGATGATCTGTTCATGCCCCTGTCGCCTCGAGAGATGGAGATCCTCCGCTATATCACGCGAGGGGCAAGCAACAAGGAAATCGCCCGGGCGCTGGGCATCAGCCGGCAGACCGTGAAGAACCACATGAGCTCTATCCTGCGCAAACTGGCCGTCAACGATCGCACGCAAGCCGCGGTGCTCGCCCTACGGCGCGGCTGGGTGCGCTTCGAGGACACCATTGACTGATCCCTTTCGAGAAGGAGGAGAGAGCAGACGCCGCATGTGGCGAGAGAATGAACGCGATCTGGGCGAAAGCTTCGTGGAGTTCGCCGTTATCTTGATCCTCATCGTGATCGTCCTGTTGGCGATCCTGCTGGTGTTCGGTGATGACTTAAGACTGTTCTTGAACGATCTGCTGCAGACCTGGTTCCCTCCCCGATAATCGATTGTGGCCCCGCACATGAGAAGCTGTCAGGCAGCGCGGACCGCCTGATCGCTCATCTGCGCAGGATTCTACATGCCATCGCTCAACCCCGTGGTTCGGGCTATCCAGCCGGCCTGGCAAGGCCTGCTCGATTTGCTGTTCCCTCCTCGCTGCGTCGGATGTGGCCAGTGGGGCTCCCTGTTCTGCGCTCGCTGCCAGGAGGCGACGCCACCTATCCCTTCACCCGTTTGCGACCGATGCGGACGCCCGACGGTTCATTCCGGCACATGCTCGCTCTGTCATCGTGCCCCTCCCCCACTGTCAGGCATACGTTCCGCCGCGGTCTTCGACGGTCCCCTGCGGCGAGCGATCCATCACCTGAAGTACAGGGGGCGGAGCGCCCTGGCTCAACCGCTGGGGATGATCATGGCGCGAGCATGGCCGGGCGATGCGATCCATGGCGATTGCCTGATCCCCGTTCCGCTGCATCCCTCGCGCGAGCGACAGCGAGGATACAACCAGGCACGGCTCCTGGCGGAGGTCCTGGGGAGACAGATCGGCCTGCCGGTGGTGAAGGGCGCCGTGCGCAGAGTGCGAGCGACCCGGCCCCAGGTGCACCTGGACGCCCGGGCCCGACAGGAGAACGTCATCGGCGCCTTCTCCGAAGGGGATGTGCCCATGCGCGGCCGACGTCCCGTGTTGATCGACGACGTCTGCACCACATCGGCGACCCTCTCCGCCTGCGCCCACGTGCTATGGCAGGCCGGGGCCACGGAGGTCTGGGCATATACGCTGGCCCGGGCGGCCTGGGACCCAGAGCGTCCGGACGTGCTTCCCGACCGCGCGCCCTGAGCCGGCAAGAAGCTCAGCCCGCGATCGCCCTCATCCGACCGTTTCTGTAACTCGGAACGGCCACCGCGGCAGGTTCCTTTGACAAGGGCAGGTAAAGCCCATACAATACCCATCGGAATGCCGCTGAGATCGTCCATCCACCAGAGGTCGGGCTCGGCGGCGTTCTGAACAAGGAAAAGGAGCGAAACATGCAATTGATCATCCAGGGGAAGAATATCGAGCTTACGGATTGGCTGCGGCAATATGTGGAAAGGAAGACGAGCCGGCTCGATCGTTACCTTCCGGATATCCAGGAGATCCGGGTAGAGCTCTCCACCCAGAAGACGAAAAGCGCCCAGGATCGTCAGGTCGCGCAGATCACCATACGGGCGAATCGTGCCATACTCCGCGCGGAGGAGAAATCGCACGACATCTTCGCCGCCATCGACGCCGTCGTCGATAAGATGTACCGTCAGATCGACCGCTATAAGGGAAAGCGGTGGCGCAAGCGGGGGCCGAGCGGGCTAGAGACCGCGTCCCCCATGGAGGCCATCGAGGAAGAGGTCGAAGAGGAGGAATCCCCGCGCATCGTGCGCGTCAAGCGCTTCGCCGTGACGCCCATGCTGCCGGAAGAGGCGATCGAACAGATGGAGCTACTGGGACACGACTTCTTCATCTTCTACAACCCGGATGACGAGGGGATCAATGTGATCTACAGACGTGCCGACGGTGATTACGGCCTGCTCCAGCCCGAGCTGGTGTAGCCCCCGTCACGCACGTTATCCCTCTTTGATTCGGCAGGCCAAGGAGAGGCGAGGATTCGCCTCTCCTTTCGTTTGCACGTGGGCCCTTACAGCCGAAGGCATCCCGCGCCCGCATGGTCACCCGCGCACCCCCCTACTTCTCGCGCTTTGCGCGATAATGGGGAAGGTGAGCGCTCCATCTCGGAGAAGGTCGGCCAGTATCCGAGCGAGGCAGATCGATCCACATGGCGAGAGGGGTATCCAAGATGGGATCCTGGCGAGTCGGCACATCGGGTTGGGTCTACCCCCACTGGCGTGGCGTCTTCTACCCGGACGAGCTGCCCCAGGCTCGCTGGTTTCAATATTATGTCCAGTACTTTGACACGGTGGAGATCAACAACACCTTCTACCGGCTCCCGGCCGAAAGCACGTTCGACCAATGGCGGGAGCAGGCCCCGCCCGGGTTCATCTACGCCGTAAAGGCCAGCCGGTACATCACGCACGTTCGCCGTTTGAGGGAGTGCGAGGAGCCGTTGCAGAAGTTCCTGGGCCGAGCGCGCCGCCTAGCCGCCTCGCTGGGGCCGGTCCTGTACCAGCTGCCACCCCGGTGGCGTCCCAACGTCGATCGCCTGGCCGCGTTCGTGGCGCTGCTGCCGCCCGATTTGACCCACGTGTTCGAGTTCCGGGATGCCCGCTGGTTCCACCAGGAAATCTTACAGATACTGAGAGATCACGGACTGAGCTTCTGCATCTACCATATGCCCGGCCTCGATTGCCCATTGGAGGTCACCGCCCCCACGATCTACGTCCGGATGCACGGCGCAGGCGAGGTCTATGGGGGCTGCTATGATGACGCCGCCCTGCGCACCTGGGCCGATCGCATCCGCTCCTGGTGCCGGGACGGGTACAACGTTTATGTCTACTTCAACAACGACGCCTTCGGCAATGCGGTGCGGAACGCCCTGACGCTGAAGGAGATGTTGGGCTGATGGCCTGGGAACACAAGCCATGCATCGCCCTGAGGGTGCACCGATGCGCTTAAAGATCGGATGTTGCGGGTTCGCACGGGGGAGGGCCGCGTACTTCCAGCGCTTCCCCGTGGTGGAGATTCAGCAGACCTTCTACAAGCCTCCCCAGCCGACCACGGCTCAGCGCTGGCGGGAGGAGGCCCCGGCCGGGTTCGAGTTCACGCTCAAAGCCTGGCAGCTCATCACCCATGAGCCCTCCTCACCGACGTACCGCAAGGCTCGGTTGCAGCTGAGCGCCCCGCCCGAGCACTATGGGGCTTTCCGTCCCACGCCCGAGGTGCTCGCCGCCTGGGATCGGACCTGTGAGATCGCGCAGATCCTTCGCGCTCGGATCGTCCTCCTCCAATGTCCGGCCAGCTTCACGCCAACGGAGGAGCACATCCACAATCTGGACACCTTCCTCTCTACGATCGATCGACGGGGGGTGACGCTGGCCTGGGAGCCGCGCGGGGATTGGCCCCCGGATCTAATCCGGGAGCTCTGCCAAGCCCACCAGCTGATTCACGCCGTCGACCCCTTCCAAGGGCTCCCCGTCACCACGGGCGTGGCATACTTTCGCCTCCACGGGCGGACCGGCTATCGCTATCGATACACGGAGGAGGACCTGACACAGCTCCTTGATTGGTGCCAAACCTTCGAGGAAGCCTACTGCCTGTTCAACAACGTTTCCATGTGGGAGGACGCAACGCGTCTGTTGGAGATGAACCGTCCAGGGAGCTGAGGTCAAAGGATGAGAATGGAGATGCCGGAGCAGCGATGCGCGATCTGCGGACGAAAGGGGCGCACCATCGCCGGCGCCCTAGAGTTATGTCAAGCATGCATCCGGTACAGGCCGGAGGACGCCCGGCCTATCGCAGAGCGAGCGCATCGGGAGAGTCGCCGCCTGTTCGATCTGCCGGAAGCGCCGCCGCGCGTCCCCGATGGCGTCCAGTGTGAACTGTGTGTGCATCGGTGTCGCATTGGGGAGGGAGAGCGAGGCTTCTGCGGCCTGCGCACCGTCCGTGGCGGCCGGCTGGTTCACCTGGCCGGCACCCCACAGCGCGGCCTGCTGCACTGGTACCGGGACCCGCTCCCCACGAACTGCGTGGCCGATTGGGTATGCGCGGGGCATGAACGGCGCGGCTATCACAACCTGGCCGTGTTCTACGCCAGCTGTACATTCGATTGTCTTTACTGCCAGAACTGGCACTACCGAGAGGTGGACCCAAAAGCCAGCACGCCGATCTCAGCCCGGGAGCTGACGGCCGTGGCCAATTCGCGCACCTTCTGCGTGTGCTACTTCGGCGGGGACCCCGCGTCGCAGATGCCCCACGCGCTGGCCTCCGCCCGTCTCCTGGCCGAGCGCGGCGTAGCCGTGTGCTGGGAGACCTCAGGCAGCGCCCATCCACGCCTCATGGATCGAGCCGTCGAGCTCTCTCTGAGGACGGGCGGCACCGTCAAGTTCGACCTGAAAGCATACGACGAGGGCCTCCACTACGCGCTGACGGGCGCATCGAACAGCCAGACACTGGAGAACTTCGCCCGAGCGGCCTCCCGCTTCTCGGAACGTCCCTCCCCTCCATTGGTCGTGGCGAGCACACTCCTGGTGCCCGGCTACATCGATGCCGAAGAGGTGAGCCGGATCGCCCGCTTCATCGCGGGGCTCCATCCGGATATCCCCTACGCGCTGTTAGCCTTCGCGCCGAACTACCTGATGCCCGATCTGCCGACCACATCGGTCGCCCTGGCGGAGGCCGCCCTGGAAGCCGCCCATCGGGCGGGATTGCGTAACGTGCGCGTCGGCAACCGGCACCTCCTCTCTCGAGAGGAATAATCCCTGGCGCTCACCTTCCTCGATTCATCTCGTAGACGATACGCAGACCGTCCAGCGTCAGCCAGGGATCGACGTGTTGGATCACATCCGTCTCCCGGGCCACCGTCTGGGCCAATCCGCCGGTGGCGATAACTTTCATATCCTCTCCCAGCTCACGCCGGAAACGGGCGACCAGCCCCTCTACCAGGGAGACGTATCCATAGAAGATGCCGGACTGCAGCGCCTGCACGGTGTTGGTGCCAATGGCCTTGGGCGGAGGGGCGATCTCCACGCGATACAGCTTGGCCGCGTGAGCGAAGAGGGCCTCCGCCGCGATACTGATGCCCGGGGCGATGGCGCCCCCCAGATAGTCCCCCTCCCGAGAGATGGCGTCGAAGGTGGTCGCCGTCCCGAAGTCGACGACACAGGCCGGGCCGCCGTACTTGTGCCGCACCGCCGCGCAGTCCACCACGCGATCGGCGCCGACCTCCCGTGGGTTCTCATAGCGGATGCGCACGCCCGTCCTCACCCCCGCATCCACGACCAGCGGATCGTGACCGAGGTAGCGGTGGCTGACCTCCCGAAAGACCCGAGTCAGCGCGGGGACCACACTGGCAATGGCCACGCCGGTCACATCACCGAGATCCAGGTCGTAGTGCGCGAAGAGCTGGGCGAGCAGAATGCCATACTCGTCCGGCATGCGATCGTGCACGGTCGCGATGCGCCAGTGCGCGTGGAGCCGTTCGCCCTGATATACGCCGGCGGTGATGTTCGTGTTCCCGATGTCAATGGTGAGCAGCATGTCAATCCTCCCGAGTGCGCGCAAGGGGAACTATCCCGCTATACGGGCTCCCCTACTGACCTCGCTCGACGAATCTCCGCAACGCGATTCCGTTCATCCACCAGCACGATCGTCGGATCCCAATCCTCGGGTAGCGGCTCCGGCACCTGGGCGTACGCCATGATGATCACCTTGTCGCCCACCTGTATCTGGCGCGCCGCGGCCCCGTTCAACTCGATAGCCCCGCTGCCCGCCGGCCCAGCGATCACATAGGTCTCCAGGCGGGCGCCGTTGTCGACGTCGACCACCTGCACCCGCTCATAAGGGCGAATGCCCGACGCGTGCAGCAGATCGCTGTCGATGGTGATCGATCCCTCGTAATGGATGTTGGCGGCCGTGACCGTCGCCCGATGGATCTTAGCGAACAACAGCGTTCGGTGCATTCAGACCTCCTGATGGTTATGATTCGGGTCTCAGCAGGATGTTATCGATCAAACGTGCCCTCCCGATGCGCACCGCCAAAGAGAGCAAAACACCCTGTCCGGCATCACCCAGCTCGGCCAGGGTCTCCGGATCGGCCGCGCTGACGTACTCCACCTGGGCCAGAGGCTCCGAGTCCAGCACAGCCCTCATGATCTGGCGTAAGCGCTCACCATCGCGCTCGCCGGCCATCCAGGCGTCGCGAGCGGCGCAGAGGGCCCGATAGAGGACAGGAGCGGCCGCCCGCTGCTCGGGAGTCAGATACACGTTACGGGAGGACAGGGCCAGCCCATCCGGGTCCCGGACGATCGGACACACCACGATCTCCACGGGGAAGTTCAGATCCTCCACCATTCGCCGGATCACCACCACCTGCTGTGCGTCCTTCTGCCCGAAGTACGCGCGATCCGGCTGGAACACGTTGAACAGCTTGGCGACCACCGTCGCTACGCCGCGAAAATGCCCGGGACGGGCGGCCCCCTCCAGCGGCTTCGATACCTCCTCAACGATCACATAAGTCTGAAACCCAGGCGGATACATCTCCTCGACGGTCGGCACCCATACCAGGTCCACATCCAGCGCACGCAAAAGCTCCAGGTCCCGCTCCAGATCGCGAGGATAGGCATCCAGATCCTCCCCCGGCCCAAATTGGGTCGGGTTCACGAAGATCGAAACGCCGACGTGATCGTTCTCCTCCCGAGCACGCCGGACCAATGAGAGGTGTCCCTCGTGGAGATATCCCATAGTCGGCACCAGTCCCCAACTTCCCGCCCGCTCGCGGCGGATCCGGCGGACCTCCGACACCCTTTCAACGACCTCCATCGGACTCCTTCCCTCCTTCAATTTTCACGGTGAGCGGTAAGCCCCCTCACCAATCGCCACACGGTTTCGTTCACGGGCGTGGGCACGCCCAGCCGTCGCCCCTCAGCCACGATGACGCCATTGATGCTGTCGATCTCTGTGAGACGGCCGCGCTCCACATCCTGTAACATGGAGGATCGATTGGCGGCCGTAGCCCGACATACCTCCTCCACGTGCGCAATCGGATCTTCGAACATGAGTTGCACGCCCCGAGCCGTTGCCACAGCGGCCGCCTCCCGGCTGAGCGAGGCCAGAAGCGCCCGTCGATCCTCGTGGACCAGCAGATCGCCATTGGGCACACGCCACAGCGCGGTGAGCGGGTTGATGGCGGCGTTGACCACGGCCTTGCCCCACACGATCTGCTCGACATCAGAGGCCAGACGAGCGTCAAAACCCGCCCGCCGCAGCAAGGACACGAGCCCTCTCACGCGAGCCTCAGGCCCCGCGCCGATGTAGGTCGGCCCGCGGCCGGCATGGCGCACCCGGCCGGGCCTTAGCAACGTCGCCCCCTCAAAGGTCACACCGACGGCCATGCGGTCCCCCCCAACGGCCGCCGCGAGCCAGGGCCCGTTATCCAGCCCGTTTTGCAGGGTTACCGCCAGGCCGTTCGGGGCCAGGCACCGCGCGGCCCATGCCGCCGCGCGATCGGTCTGATAGCTCTTAACCAACAACAGAACGACGTCCGCCGTAGGCACGGCCGTTGGGTCGTCGGCCGTCCGGACGGCGGCCTGCCAGGTCTCCCCCTGTTCGGAGATGCACACGCCTTCCCGCCGCACCGCCGCCAGCCCGGCGGCCCATGTGCCCAGCATCCATACCTCGACGTGGAGGGCCAGGCGCGCCGCGAACAGACACCCCATCGCGCCCGTCCCCAGGATCACCACCCGCCCGATATCCCCCCGGGCGGAGGCAGACGCATGACCGCCGAAGGGAGAACCCTCGCTCACGGCTCGAGCTCCTGCGCCCACTCTCGCCACGCCGCCTCATCCATCGCGAAGGTGTGCTCCGCGGCCGGGAACCGGCGATGGAGCACGTCCTCGCGATACGCGGCCAACGCCCGCTCCATCTCCCCGAAGAGATCGGCATAGCGCTTGACGAAGCGAGGGGTGAACCGATCGAACATCCCCAGCAGATCGTGCAGGACCAGCACCTGGCCATCGCAGTGCGGGCCCGCCCCGATGCCGATGGTGGGGATATCCAATCGGCGCGAGATCTGCTCCGCTACGCGGTCCGGCACCATCTCCAGGACGATCATGATCGCCCCCGATTCCTGCAGGATCCTCGCGTCCTCCAACAGCCGGCGAGCCGCCGCGGCCGTGCGCCCCTGTACCCGATAGCCTCCCAGCTTGCCAGCGGATTGCGGCGTCAACCCGATGTGCCCCACGACGGGGATTCCGGCGTCGCTGATCGCGCGTACCGTTTCGGCGATCTCGCGCCCCCCTTCCAGCTTCACGGCATCCATCCCCGCCTCTTTCAGAAAACGACCAGCATTTCGCACGGCCTCCGTCCGGTCCGCCTGGTACGAGAGGAAAGGCATGTCCCCGATGAGGAACGCCCGCTGCGCCCCGCGCCGCACGGCCCGACAATGATGTAGCATCTCCTCCATCGTCACAGGCACCGTCGACTCAAGCCCCAACACAACCATGGCCAAGGAGTCCCCTACCAGGATGCAATCGATCCCAGACCGGTCCACGGCCAGCGCGCTGGGGTAATCGTATGCGGTGACCATGGTGATCGGCTCTCCCCTGCGCTTCTTTTCCTGGAGCGTCAGGACGGTAACCTTCTTCCCTTCCACAGGATCCTCCCATATGAAAAACGCCCCTCGACAGGCCGAGGGGCGTGATAGAAAACACGCGCGCGAACGCAGTCTCCTATATCGCCGTCTCGGTCGTCGAAACGATCCAAGCGACGCCTTGTACATCTATTTGTGTGCGCTCACCGCCTGATGCAGGTCGGTGGCCGTGTAAGAGAAATTATCTCACAGATAGTCGCGCAGGCGACGGCTGCGGCTGGGGTGACGCAGCCGGCTCAACGCGTGCGCCTCGATCTGCCGAATGCGCTCCCGCGTCACGCCGAACTTGCGTCCCACCTCCTCCAATGTGTGCGTGCAGCCGTCCACCAATCCAAACCGCATCTGCAGGATCCGGACCTCGCGCGGGCTCAGGGACTCCAGGATCTCGTCAATCGCCTCCCGGAGCACGCGTCGGCTGGCCTCATCGCTGGGCGAAACGGCCTCCTCGTCCTC
Coding sequences within it:
- a CDS encoding response regulator transcription factor, with protein sequence MIVEDHPLFGQGLRRVLEGEDDLEVVAEVSNGELAVERAAELEPDVILMDVNLPGMNGLQATRQIRASTDRTAIIILTAYHDEEQLFHALRAGAAAYYPKDVLPSELIMAIREVANGNYVIGDHVMSAPQVANWLLKEFEELAQYGNDPDDLFMPLSPREMEILRYITRGASNKEIARALGISRQTVKNHMSSILRKLAVNDRTQAAVLALRRGWVRFEDTID
- a CDS encoding ComF family protein — protein: MARAWPGDAIHGDCLIPVPLHPSRERQRGYNQARLLAEVLGRQIGLPVVKGAVRRVRATRPQVHLDARARQENVIGAFSEGDVPMRGRRPVLIDDVCTTSATLSACAHVLWQAGATEVWAYTLARAAWDPERPDVLPDRAP
- a CDS encoding 2-dehydropantoate 2-reductase, which codes for MSEGSPFGGHASASARGDIGRVVILGTGAMGCLFAARLALHVEVWMLGTWAAGLAAVRREGVCISEQGETWQAAVRTADDPTAVPTADVVLLLVKSYQTDRAAAWAARCLAPNGLAVTLQNGLDNGPWLAAAVGGDRMAVGVTFEGATLLRPGRVRHAGRGPTYIGAGPEARVRGLVSLLRRAGFDARLASDVEQIVWGKAVVNAAINPLTALWRVPNGDLLVHEDRRALLASLSREAAAVATARGVQLMFEDPIAHVEEVCRATAANRSSMLQDVERGRLTEIDSINGVIVAEGRRLGVPTPVNETVWRLVRGLTAHREN
- the panB gene encoding 3-methyl-2-oxobutanoate hydroxymethyltransferase, coding for MYKASLGSFRRPRRRYRRLRSRACFLSRPSACRGAFFIWEDPVEGKKVTVLTLQEKKRRGEPITMVTAYDYPSALAVDRSGIDCILVGDSLAMVVLGLESTVPVTMEEMLHHCRAVRRGAQRAFLIGDMPFLSYQADRTEAVRNAGRFLKEAGMDAVKLEGGREIAETVRAISDAGIPVVGHIGLTPQSAGKLGGYRVQGRTAAAARRLLEDARILQESGAIMIVLEMVPDRVAEQISRRLDIPTIGIGAGPHCDGQVLVLHDLLGMFDRFTPRFVKRYADLFGEMERALAAYREDVLHRRFPAAEHTFAMDEAAWREWAQELEP
- a CDS encoding DUF72 domain-containing protein, producing MRLKIGCCGFARGRAAYFQRFPVVEIQQTFYKPPQPTTAQRWREEAPAGFEFTLKAWQLITHEPSSPTYRKARLQLSAPPEHYGAFRPTPEVLAAWDRTCEIAQILRARIVLLQCPASFTPTEEHIHNLDTFLSTIDRRGVTLAWEPRGDWPPDLIRELCQAHQLIHAVDPFQGLPVTTGVAYFRLHGRTGYRYRYTEEDLTQLLDWCQTFEEAYCLFNNVSMWEDATRLLEMNRPGS
- a CDS encoding aspartate 1-decarboxylase, which codes for MHRTLLFAKIHRATVTAANIHYEGSITIDSDLLHASGIRPYERVQVVDVDNGARLETYVIAGPAGSGAIELNGAAARQIQVGDKVIIMAYAQVPEPLPEDWDPTIVLVDERNRVAEIRRARSVGEPV
- a CDS encoding pantoate--beta-alanine ligase, which codes for MEVVERVSEVRRIRRERAGSWGLVPTMGYLHEGHLSLVRRAREENDHVGVSIFVNPTQFGPGEDLDAYPRDLERDLELLRALDVDLVWVPTVEEMYPPGFQTYVIVEEVSKPLEGAARPGHFRGVATVVAKLFNVFQPDRAYFGQKDAQQVVVIRRMVEDLNFPVEIVVCPIVRDPDGLALSSRNVYLTPEQRAAAPVLYRALCAARDAWMAGERDGERLRQIMRAVLDSEPLAQVEYVSAADPETLAELGDAGQGVLLSLAVRIGRARLIDNILLRPES
- a CDS encoding DUF72 domain-containing protein: MGSWRVGTSGWVYPHWRGVFYPDELPQARWFQYYVQYFDTVEINNTFYRLPAESTFDQWREQAPPGFIYAVKASRYITHVRRLRECEEPLQKFLGRARRLAASLGPVLYQLPPRWRPNVDRLAAFVALLPPDLTHVFEFRDARWFHQEILQILRDHGLSFCIYHMPGLDCPLEVTAPTIYVRMHGAGEVYGGCYDDAALRTWADRIRSWCRDGYNVYVYFNNDAFGNAVRNALTLKEMLG
- a CDS encoding radical SAM protein; amino-acid sequence: MPEQRCAICGRKGRTIAGALELCQACIRYRPEDARPIAERAHRESRRLFDLPEAPPRVPDGVQCELCVHRCRIGEGERGFCGLRTVRGGRLVHLAGTPQRGLLHWYRDPLPTNCVADWVCAGHERRGYHNLAVFYASCTFDCLYCQNWHYREVDPKASTPISARELTAVANSRTFCVCYFGGDPASQMPHALASARLLAERGVAVCWETSGSAHPRLMDRAVELSLRTGGTVKFDLKAYDEGLHYALTGASNSQTLENFARAASRFSERPSPPLVVASTLLVPGYIDAEEVSRIARFIAGLHPDIPYALLAFAPNYLMPDLPTTSVALAEAALEAAHRAGLRNVRVGNRHLLSREE
- a CDS encoding type III pantothenate kinase — translated: MLLTIDIGNTNITAGVYQGERLHAHWRIATVHDRMPDEYGILLAQLFAHYDLDLGDVTGVAIASVVPALTRVFREVSHRYLGHDPLVVDAGVRTGVRIRYENPREVGADRVVDCAAVRHKYGGPACVVDFGTATTFDAISREGDYLGGAIAPGISIAAEALFAHAAKLYRVEIAPPPKAIGTNTVQALQSGIFYGYVSLVEGLVARFRRELGEDMKVIATGGLAQTVARETDVIQHVDPWLTLDGLRIVYEMNRGR
- a CDS encoding sensor histidine kinase, translating into MELLYEQDVTSAAQGRYSQELRKTRLHALRCREEERAHLAERLRAGPGQLLANAVAELAACLPLLETDPEFVRRGLQSLAEELRDGLDELRWILSELEPPQLMRELGLMDSLQLYAERLGRQNGIAVETRFPEQMPRFPPTMEVGIYRIVQEALRNAVRHGQASSLLVAIERQDDTWRFIVQDDGEGFDPEQLSYARGLVNMYEWARAFGSALEVQSKPGEGTRVILSIDPSALQTDRVV
- the raiA gene encoding ribosome-associated translation inhibitor RaiA, producing the protein MQLIIQGKNIELTDWLRQYVERKTSRLDRYLPDIQEIRVELSTQKTKSAQDRQVAQITIRANRAILRAEEKSHDIFAAIDAVVDKMYRQIDRYKGKRWRKRGPSGLETASPMEAIEEEVEEEESPRIVRVKRFAVTPMLPEEAIEQMELLGHDFFIFYNPDDEGINVIYRRADGDYGLLQPELV